Genomic window (bacterium):
GCTCCAGCGGTCTTTATCTCGCCCTCGGACATTATATAGGCGCGGTCGGTGATGGCGAGGGTCTCACGCACGTTGTGGTCAGTAATTACTATGCCGATACCCTTGTCCTTGAGGTGACGGACAATATCCTGGATATCGCCGATTGCAATCGGGTCGACGCCCGTGAACGGCTCGTCCAGCAAAATGAACCTCGGATCGGTGGCGAGGGCGCGGGCTATCTCCACCCGTCTGCGCTCACCGCCGGATAAGACCTGGCCTTTGCTGTTGCGCACATGCGTCAGGCCGAACTCATTCAGTAGCTGGTCTGTGCGAACCAATCTCTCCTTCTTGCTGACGCCATGCATCTCCAGCACCAACAGGATGTTCTCCGCCACAGTAAGCTTTCTGAATACAGATGGCTCCTGCGCAAGATAACCCAAACCCAGACGCGCGCGCATAAACATGGGCTTGTTTGTTATGTCCTTATCGTCAAGGGTCACCTTTCCCTCGTCGGGCTTGACCAAGCCGACCATCATATAAAAAGTAGTCGTCTTACCCGCACCGTTCGGACCCAGCAGGCCGACAGTCTCGCCTGTGGACATGGACAGACTGACATCGCTGACCACACGGCGTCCCTTGTATATCTTGACCAGGTTATGTGCTTGGAGCTTCACTTGGGGGCTGTCGCCTCTTTCTTTGGAGTTAATTCAATCCTGCTCAGGCCGGGACTACTCTCCAGTCTGAAAGCCGGACTTGGAGTCGACTTGAGGTCTATGGTGGCTTTATCGCCGGTCATAACCG
Coding sequences:
- the lptB gene encoding LPS export ABC transporter ATP-binding protein, with the protein product MKLQAHNLVKIYKGRRVVSDVSLSMSTGETVGLLGPNGAGKTTTFYMMVGLVKPDEGKVTLDDKDITNKPMFMRARLGLGYLAQEPSVFRKLTVAENILLVLEMHGVSKKERLVRTDQLLNEFGLTHVRNSKGQVLSGGERRRVEIARALATDPRFILLDEPFTGVDPIAIGDIQDIVRHLKDKGIGIVITDHNVRETLAITDRAYIMSEGEIKTAGASADLPNDPIARKFYLGDRFEM